In the genome of Chryseobacterium sp. 52, the window TTTCGTTGTATCAAAAGAGGTTTCTCCGTTGAAATAAGAAAGGCTTCCGAAAATAATCCAGGCCAGGAAAAAGTTAACAGTAACCCCTCCAAGCATAATGATCAGTCTCTGCCAAGCCGGTTTAGATCTGAATTCCCATGACTGTGCAGGTTTTTTCATCTGCTCTTTGTCCATGCTTTCGTCAATCATCCCTGCAATTTTCACATAACCTCCGAAAGGAAGCCATCCGATTCCGTATTTCGTTTGCTCAGGATATTTTCTCCAGTCGTTGTCAGAAAGTTTTGATATATCGATAGGAACTTCTGTTTCCTTTCCGTCTACCACGATAGTTTCTGTATCAGGAAGGTTTTTAGAAAGTAATTTATACTGCCATTTTCCATTGATCTTCTTCATTGAAAAGATTGAAAACCAAGGATCGAAAAACAGGAAGAATTTCTCAGCTCTGGTCTTAAACCATTTTGCCGGTAAAAAGTGTCCAAGCTCATGAAGAACTACTAAAATAGAAATACTTAGTATGAACTGGAAAATCTTGATTGCTAATTCCATTAATAAATTTTAGATTTTAATTTGCAAAGGTAAGAATTATCAAAACTATGCCAAATAAAAAAGCCCCTCGAAATGAGAAGCTTTGTCATATATTTGGCGGATCTTACAGATTAAAAGAAACACCTATACTGCCGTTGTTGCCTACTTCTGCAAAAACGCCCACTTTCTCCGTGAAAAAGTAACGGGCTCCAATGTGAGCTCCGATTCCAAAATCCTTACCCAGAACACCAACATCAACACCCGGATAGATGTCCCATTTGGAAGGGAGATCAAGCGCTTCCTGAAGATGGAAATTCAGTCTTCCGAAAACAAAAACACGGTTATCTTTGTCATTATCTTTATAGTCACCAAAATAAGCATTAAGCCCCGCTCCAACCGATATCAGCTTGTTCAGTCCGTAGTCATACGTTCCTGTAACTCCCGTTCCATATCCCCAGGCACTTAGTCCCAGCTGGATTTTTTGGTCTCCTTTTCCTGTCCAGGCCTGTGCGTTAGCCGCTGTTCCAAATACTGCCATCATCACTACAAAAAACAATTTCTTCATAAACTTTACTTTTTAAATGATATTAATAAAAAAA includes:
- a CDS encoding DUF6646 family protein, producing the protein MKKLFFVVMMAVFGTAANAQAWTGKGDQKIQLGLSAWGYGTGVTGTYDYGLNKLISVGAGLNAYFGDYKDNDKDNRVFVFGRLNFHLQEALDLPSKWDIYPGVDVGVLGKDFGIGAHIGARYFFTEKVGVFAEVGNNGSIGVSFNL